One Mycobacterium marseillense DNA window includes the following coding sequences:
- a CDS encoding TetR/AcrR family transcriptional regulator, with protein MAPPRKHETDVILDAARALVLDGGPRAASVAAIAKTSGAPAGTLYHRFGNRDGILTAAWLRALERFQARALAANGDTAADTAVAMAVAAVGFARALPEDARLLLTIRPGDLLDDEPDAAFRRTLTAMNAPLTERIAVLARQLYGNARPRSIDAVARAVADLPYAVVRRHAHDDPMPSWLEKDVAGAALAVLNSFGESP; from the coding sequence ATGGCCCCTCCGCGGAAGCATGAAACCGATGTGATCCTTGACGCCGCCCGGGCGCTGGTCCTCGACGGCGGGCCGCGCGCGGCGAGCGTGGCCGCCATCGCGAAAACCAGTGGCGCACCGGCGGGCACGCTGTATCACCGCTTCGGCAACCGCGACGGCATCCTGACGGCGGCGTGGCTGCGCGCGTTGGAACGCTTCCAGGCGCGGGCGCTGGCCGCGAATGGGGATACCGCGGCGGATACGGCCGTGGCGATGGCCGTGGCGGCCGTGGGTTTCGCGCGCGCCCTGCCCGAGGACGCGCGGCTGCTGTTGACGATCCGCCCGGGCGACCTGCTCGACGACGAGCCCGACGCGGCATTCCGGCGGACGCTCACCGCGATGAATGCCCCGCTGACCGAGCGGATCGCGGTGTTGGCCCGGCAACTGTACGGGAACGCCAGGCCGCGCTCCATCGATGCCGTCGCGCGGGCGGTCGCGGACCTGCCCTACGCGGTGGTGCGGCGCCACGCCCACGACGACCCGATGCCGTCATGGCTGGAAAAGGACGTGGCCGGCGCGGCGTTGGCCGTGCTAAACAGCTTTGGCGAAAGCCCGTAG
- a CDS encoding DUF2867 domain-containing protein has translation MERLPYIDEHAITIEANRADTWSALLRVMCRDPHDATTAPVGFVLDEARAPVRFALKGRHWFAIYQWVFELDELDGAHTRLRAATWAAFPGIHGKAYRTLVIGTGAHRVVVRSTLKRVASSALSGPARSGDAADYVDVFEVPIAVGDARTAEQTFRDALGDTPGALGKLVFWVHRHVLRLRLGPARSPQHLIGWTVVRSDPDELMLATCGPLMRGELTLRRQDDQRAVLTTRLHYRQKRAARTIWALVGPLHRILAPRLMQRGAARGLVPAR, from the coding sequence ATGGAACGATTACCCTATATTGATGAGCATGCCATAACCATCGAGGCAAACCGCGCAGACACGTGGTCGGCGCTGCTGCGGGTGATGTGCCGCGACCCGCACGACGCGACGACGGCGCCGGTCGGCTTCGTCCTGGACGAAGCGCGTGCGCCGGTGCGATTCGCGCTGAAGGGCCGCCACTGGTTCGCGATCTACCAGTGGGTGTTCGAGCTGGACGAACTCGACGGCGCCCACACCCGGCTGCGCGCGGCCACCTGGGCGGCCTTCCCGGGGATCCACGGGAAGGCGTATCGGACACTCGTCATCGGCACCGGCGCACACCGCGTCGTCGTGCGATCAACGCTGAAACGCGTTGCGTCCTCGGCGCTTTCCGGGCCGGCGCGGAGCGGCGATGCGGCCGATTACGTGGACGTCTTCGAAGTGCCGATCGCCGTCGGCGACGCGCGCACCGCGGAACAAACCTTTCGTGACGCGCTGGGCGACACGCCGGGGGCCCTCGGGAAGCTCGTCTTCTGGGTCCACCGCCACGTGCTGAGGCTGCGCCTGGGCCCGGCCCGCTCGCCGCAACACCTGATCGGCTGGACGGTCGTGCGATCGGATCCCGACGAGCTGATGCTGGCGACGTGCGGGCCGCTCATGCGCGGCGAGCTGACGCTGCGACGCCAGGACGATCAACGCGCCGTCCTGACCACCCGCCTGCACTACCGCCAGAAACGCGCCGCCCGGACGATCTGGGCGCTGGTGGGCCCCCTGCACCGGATCCTGGCCCCGCGGCTGATGCAACGCGGCGCTGCCCGCGGCCTTGTCCCCGCGAGATAA
- a CDS encoding acyl-CoA reductase, which yields MIAYTVPLFLRGQVIVDDLVPFETRIGASQFQAPDMSKYVEHLPLKNPGQMSDLYALSFDEILDVLAALGDALDFETNSHLQEAYEASLLANVLPAEMLKNSYRVLPPLFSRENVTEIADTQVGLDYLNGWVPHTLRDGRELRVRAFGSRVLHIPAGNGGLVSAVTILRSVITRSDVIVKVPSNDPLTAIAIARTLADIAPDHPITKHLAVGYWKGGDLAVEEALYQPHHIEKIVAWGGLASVKHVTRYIQPGLELIALDPKRSATIIGAEAFADEATLSEVARRAAIDIGVANQEGCANARVIYALTGTDAAGLADANRLGELIYSELVRLPAVVSTPPRYPSRELFDHVESSRMAEDFYRVVGGERREGAIVISQIDEPVDYSPMLSGRVANIVPVDSIDKVTAAVNAYTQTIGVYPESLKRRLRDTLPLFGAQRLTSLGYACSVAIAMPQDAIEPIRRMCKWIVDEECDPAVVLPLWQAATA from the coding sequence GTGATCGCCTACACCGTCCCGCTGTTCTTGCGGGGCCAGGTCATCGTCGATGATCTCGTGCCCTTCGAGACCCGCATCGGCGCCTCGCAATTCCAGGCGCCGGACATGAGCAAGTACGTCGAACACCTGCCGCTGAAGAATCCGGGGCAGATGAGCGACCTCTACGCGCTGAGCTTCGACGAGATCCTCGACGTGCTGGCCGCCCTCGGCGACGCTTTGGACTTCGAGACGAACTCCCACCTGCAGGAAGCCTACGAAGCCTCGTTGCTCGCCAACGTGCTGCCGGCGGAGATGCTCAAGAACAGCTATCGGGTGCTGCCGCCGCTGTTTTCCCGCGAGAACGTCACCGAAATCGCCGATACTCAGGTCGGCCTGGATTACCTCAACGGGTGGGTGCCGCACACCTTGCGCGACGGCCGTGAATTGCGCGTGCGGGCCTTTGGATCCCGCGTGCTGCACATCCCGGCGGGCAATGGCGGCCTGGTCTCGGCGGTGACGATCCTGCGGTCCGTGATCACCCGGTCCGACGTCATCGTCAAGGTCCCGTCCAACGATCCCCTCACCGCGATCGCCATCGCCCGCACGCTTGCCGACATTGCACCCGATCACCCGATCACCAAGCACCTGGCCGTCGGGTATTGGAAGGGCGGCGACCTGGCGGTCGAGGAAGCCCTCTACCAACCGCACCACATCGAAAAGATCGTGGCCTGGGGAGGATTGGCCTCGGTCAAACACGTGACCCGCTACATTCAGCCCGGCTTGGAGCTGATCGCCCTGGACCCCAAGCGCAGCGCCACCATCATCGGCGCGGAGGCATTCGCGGACGAAGCGACGCTCAGCGAAGTGGCCCGCCGCGCCGCGATCGACATCGGTGTGGCCAATCAGGAAGGGTGCGCGAACGCACGCGTCATCTATGCGCTCACCGGAACCGACGCGGCGGGCCTTGCCGACGCCAACCGCCTGGGCGAACTGATCTACTCCGAACTCGTTCGTCTACCCGCGGTGGTCAGCACCCCGCCGCGCTATCCCAGCCGGGAGCTCTTCGACCACGTCGAGTCCTCGCGGATGGCCGAGGACTTCTATCGCGTCGTCGGTGGCGAGCGTCGCGAGGGGGCCATCGTCATCTCGCAGATCGATGAGCCCGTGGACTATTCGCCAATGTTGTCCGGTCGTGTCGCCAACATCGTGCCGGTCGATAGCATCGACAAGGTGACCGCCGCCGTGAACGCCTACACGCAGACCATCGGCGTCTACCCCGAATCGCTCAAGCGCCGGCTGCGCGACACCCTGCCGTTGTTCGGCGCCCAGCGCCTGACCAGCTTGGGGTATGCGTGCAGTGTCGCGATCGCCATGCCCCAGGACGCCATCGAGCCGATCCGACGGATGTGCAAATGGATCGTCGACGAGGAGTGCGACCCCGCCGTCGTCCTCCCCCTGTGGCAAGCGGCGACGGCATGA
- a CDS encoding SDR family NAD(P)-dependent oxidoreductase — MTEHPTAYDVVDGIDLSGKTCVITGASSGLGRESARALAGTGAHVIMAARDREALAETAAWIAAGVPRARISTVQLDLAALSSVRAAAATIGDLAPVIDVLMNNAGVMFTPPGRTQDGFELQIGTNHFGHFELTRLLVPRLAAAGGARVVILSSGGHVMADIDFDDLNWERREYDKFAAYGAAKTANILHALEADRRLRDAGIRAYAVHPGTVATSLARYMSRSDFSQLRQLVAGNAGEPSDGFLDFVMPEQGAATQVWAAVSPELSDRGGLYLEACGIGEAAPHARDARRAAELWELSEKLCATP, encoded by the coding sequence ATGACCGAACATCCGACCGCATACGACGTGGTCGACGGAATCGACCTGTCCGGCAAGACATGTGTGATCACCGGAGCGTCGTCGGGCCTGGGCCGCGAGTCGGCCCGGGCGCTGGCCGGCACCGGCGCGCACGTCATCATGGCGGCCCGCGACCGCGAAGCGCTGGCGGAGACGGCTGCGTGGATCGCGGCCGGGGTGCCCCGAGCCCGGATATCGACGGTGCAGCTCGACCTTGCCGCACTGTCCAGCGTCCGCGCGGCGGCGGCCACGATCGGTGACCTCGCGCCGGTCATCGACGTGTTGATGAACAACGCCGGCGTCATGTTCACCCCGCCGGGCAGGACACAGGATGGCTTCGAACTGCAAATCGGGACAAACCATTTCGGCCATTTCGAGCTGACCCGTCTCCTCGTGCCCCGGCTCGCCGCCGCCGGCGGCGCCAGAGTGGTGATCCTCTCGTCCGGCGGGCACGTCATGGCCGACATCGACTTCGACGACCTCAACTGGGAGCGTCGCGAATACGACAAGTTCGCCGCCTACGGCGCAGCCAAGACGGCCAATATCCTGCACGCGTTGGAAGCCGACCGGCGCCTGCGGGACGCGGGGATCCGGGCCTACGCCGTACATCCCGGCACCGTGGCCACGTCGCTCGCACGGTACATGTCCCGGTCGGATTTCTCGCAGCTGCGCCAGCTTGTCGCCGGCAACGCCGGCGAGCCCTCCGACGGCTTCCTCGACTTCGTCATGCCCGAACAAGGCGCGGCTACCCAGGTGTGGGCCGCGGTGAGCCCCGAGTTGTCCGACCGGGGCGGTCTCTACCTGGAGGCGTGCGGGATCGGCGAGGCCGCGCCCCACGCCCGCGACGCCCGGCGCGCTGCCGAATTGTGGGAACTCTCCGAGAAGCTCTGCGCCACACCATGA
- a CDS encoding TetR/AcrR family transcriptional regulator, with translation MSRLERRKREVREKILTAAFDLFLDRGVAVTTIEEICEQADVANRTFFNHFATRQEMIRALAEQRLVNLHDVVFDRADEAIPARLVGVFDDIAATLAGSGDTYREMIGEMLATTGYGIQRGSNLHDTFVELVKEGVARGEVGARHDAQTLADIMVGALSGGILNWTLDRSYSLETNLHNLGVALAELLTSGAGPPRRRTRRADSGG, from the coding sequence ATGAGCAGGCTCGAGCGCCGCAAACGCGAGGTGCGGGAAAAAATTCTCACCGCCGCCTTCGACCTGTTTTTGGACCGCGGCGTCGCGGTCACCACCATCGAGGAGATCTGCGAACAAGCCGACGTTGCCAACCGAACGTTTTTCAATCACTTCGCCACCCGGCAGGAGATGATCCGCGCGCTCGCCGAACAGCGGCTGGTCAACCTGCACGACGTCGTGTTCGATCGCGCCGACGAAGCGATCCCGGCGCGCCTGGTCGGTGTGTTCGACGACATCGCCGCCACACTGGCCGGGTCGGGCGACACCTACCGCGAGATGATCGGGGAAATGCTGGCCACCACCGGCTATGGCATCCAGCGCGGATCCAACCTGCACGACACCTTTGTCGAGTTGGTCAAGGAGGGCGTCGCGCGGGGTGAGGTCGGCGCGCGCCACGACGCACAAACGTTGGCCGACATCATGGTTGGCGCGCTGTCCGGGGGCATCCTCAACTGGACCCTGGATCGGTCCTATTCGCTGGAGACCAACCTGCACAACCTCGGCGTCGCACTCGCCGAACTGCTCACTTCCGGCGCCGGCCCGCCACGCCGGCGCACACGCCGGGCAGATTCCGGCGGCTAG
- a CDS encoding enoyl-CoA hydratase-related protein produces the protein MSDDLRVEVDSGVAVLTLNRPEHLNAYTAEMGALLSRAYRECDEDDGVRAIVVTGAGRTFCAGADFSGGASPFDAPADDGTFSASPITPAAFELRKPVIAALNGHAIGIGLTIALQADIRIVAEDAKYGVVQVRRGVIPDCMAHWTLTQLTTLGVAADILLTGRTFGGAEAVTLGIANRALPAEQVLEHALTVARDIAVNVAPMSAALCKRLLWDSAINRYTPRQVAALETQLHERVMGGADAGEGVAAFLDRRPPNFTARLSREWAPLPEP, from the coding sequence ATGAGCGATGATCTCAGGGTCGAAGTCGATTCGGGCGTCGCGGTTCTCACGCTCAACCGGCCCGAGCACCTGAACGCCTACACCGCCGAGATGGGGGCGCTGCTGAGCCGGGCCTACCGCGAGTGCGACGAGGACGACGGCGTGCGGGCCATCGTGGTGACCGGGGCGGGACGCACCTTTTGCGCCGGCGCCGACTTCTCCGGCGGCGCAAGCCCGTTCGATGCGCCCGCCGATGACGGCACGTTCTCGGCGTCACCGATCACCCCGGCCGCCTTCGAATTGCGCAAGCCGGTGATCGCGGCGCTCAACGGCCACGCCATCGGAATCGGCCTCACGATCGCGTTGCAGGCGGACATCCGCATCGTCGCCGAGGACGCCAAATACGGTGTGGTGCAGGTTCGCCGGGGAGTGATCCCCGACTGCATGGCGCACTGGACGCTGACCCAGTTGACCACCCTGGGGGTGGCCGCGGACATCCTGCTCACCGGGCGCACGTTCGGCGGCGCGGAGGCCGTGACGCTCGGTATCGCGAATCGGGCGCTGCCCGCCGAGCAGGTCCTCGAGCACGCGCTGACCGTGGCCCGCGACATCGCGGTCAACGTGGCCCCGATGTCGGCCGCGCTGTGTAAGCGCCTGCTCTGGGACAGCGCGATCAATCGCTACACACCGCGGCAGGTCGCCGCGCTGGAAACCCAGCTGCACGAACGGGTGATGGGCGGGGCCGACGCCGGCGAGGGCGTCGCCGCCTTCCTGGACCGCCGCCCGCCGAATTTCACCGCGCGGCTGTCGCGGGAGTGGGCGCCGCTTCCCGAACCGTGA
- a CDS encoding TIGR03617 family F420-dependent LLM class oxidoreductase: MKVHLQVDGSPAGATASAAEIAARGADGLFTFEGQHDVFFPLLLAAGTTGLDLMTNVAIAPPRSPLHLAHSAYDLQLYSGGRFRLGLGSQIKVHIEKRYGSKWDKPAARMAEAIAAIKAIFAAWEGQGRLDFRGEFYTHTVMAPNFNPGPNPFGPPPVLLGALGPVMTRTAAEVADGLLVMPFNSARHFAERTVPAIGEGLRRSGRAFGEFTIIAQAMVAVGRDEADLAAAVNGVASLIAFYGSTPAYLPVLQVEGWADVQPELNTLSKQGRFSEMRRLISDEMVARIGIVGTPEECAQQIAARFGEHAGEVCCYFPGYTPRDADVADLIGALHRAPALP; the protein is encoded by the coding sequence ATGAAGGTTCACCTCCAGGTGGACGGCTCTCCGGCGGGGGCGACGGCGAGCGCCGCCGAGATCGCCGCGAGGGGCGCGGACGGCCTGTTCACGTTCGAAGGCCAGCACGATGTGTTCTTCCCGCTGCTCCTCGCCGCCGGCACGACCGGCCTGGACCTCATGACGAACGTGGCGATCGCGCCGCCGCGCAGCCCGTTACACCTGGCGCACTCCGCCTACGACCTGCAGCTCTACAGCGGCGGCCGGTTCCGCCTCGGCCTCGGCTCACAGATCAAGGTGCACATCGAAAAGCGTTATGGCAGTAAGTGGGACAAGCCCGCCGCCCGCATGGCCGAGGCCATCGCGGCGATCAAGGCCATCTTCGCCGCGTGGGAGGGCCAGGGACGCTTGGACTTTCGCGGCGAGTTCTACACGCACACCGTGATGGCGCCGAACTTCAACCCCGGCCCGAACCCGTTCGGGCCGCCGCCGGTGCTGCTGGGCGCGCTCGGCCCGGTGATGACGCGCACCGCCGCCGAGGTCGCCGACGGTTTGTTGGTGATGCCGTTCAACAGCGCCCGCCATTTCGCCGAACGCACCGTACCCGCGATCGGTGAGGGGCTGCGTCGTTCGGGCCGGGCGTTCGGTGAGTTCACCATCATCGCCCAGGCCATGGTCGCGGTCGGCCGGGACGAGGCGGATCTGGCGGCCGCGGTCAACGGGGTGGCTTCGCTCATCGCGTTTTACGGCTCGACGCCGGCCTACCTGCCCGTGCTGCAGGTCGAGGGCTGGGCAGACGTCCAGCCCGAACTCAACACCCTGTCCAAGCAGGGGCGCTTCTCCGAGATGCGCCGGCTGATCAGCGACGAAATGGTGGCCCGGATCGGGATCGTCGGAACGCCCGAGGAATGCGCGCAGCAGATCGCCGCCCGGTTCGGCGAGCACGCCGGGGAGGTGTGCTGCTACTTCCCCGGCTACACGCCGCGCGACGCCGACGTCGCCGACCTGATCGGCGCCCTGCACCGAGCGCCGGCCCTGCCATGA
- a CDS encoding LON peptidase substrate-binding domain-containing protein produces the protein MMESLELAMFPLESALLPDQDLPLRIFEPRYGALVRHCVDTGDPFGVVLISQGREVGGGDSRCDVGVLSRITECADQGAGRYALHCRTGERIRVCEWLPDDPYPRARITLWPDEPGPEVSPAQLLDVEDRAVALFERIAQARGITLPGREVLLGHDSQGPAGERLFALASRIPIGTADRYTVLAAPTAAERLAALSEAVNAVAEVVEFQLSE, from the coding sequence ATGATGGAATCCCTTGAGCTGGCGATGTTTCCGCTCGAGTCGGCGTTGCTGCCCGACCAGGACCTGCCGCTGCGCATCTTCGAGCCCCGTTACGGCGCGCTGGTGCGGCACTGCGTGGACACGGGCGATCCGTTCGGGGTGGTGCTGATCTCGCAGGGGCGCGAGGTGGGCGGCGGTGATTCGCGTTGCGACGTCGGGGTGTTGTCGCGGATCACCGAATGCGCCGACCAGGGTGCGGGCCGGTACGCGCTGCACTGCCGGACCGGGGAACGCATCCGGGTGTGCGAATGGCTGCCCGACGATCCCTATCCGCGGGCGCGGATCACGCTATGGCCCGACGAGCCGGGCCCCGAGGTTTCGCCGGCCCAGCTGCTCGACGTCGAAGACCGCGCGGTGGCCCTGTTCGAGCGGATCGCGCAGGCGCGCGGGATCACCCTGCCCGGCCGCGAGGTCCTGTTGGGCCACGACTCGCAGGGCCCAGCGGGGGAGCGCCTGTTCGCGTTGGCCTCGCGCATCCCGATCGGCACGGCCGACCGCTACACGGTGCTGGCGGCCCCGACGGCCGCCGAGCGCCTCGCCGCGCTAAGCGAAGCCGTGAACGCGGTCGCCGAGGTGGTCGAGTTTCAGCTCTCCGAATAA
- a CDS encoding glutamate--cysteine ligase, protein MPAKRRDARIDFARSSRPTIGVEWEFALVDAQTRDLSNEATAVIAEIGENPRVHKELLRNTVEVVTGICQSAGEAMEDLRQTLGPARRIVRDRGMELFCAGAHPFAQWTSQKLTSGARYAELIKRTQWWGRQMLIWGVHVHVGISSPNKVMPIMTSLLNYYPHLLALSASSPWWTGVDTGYASNRAMMFQQLPTAGLPFQFQTWSEFEGFVYDQKKTGIIDHVDEVRWDIRPSPHLGTIEMRICDGVSNLRELGALVALTHCLVVDLDRRLEADESLPSMPPWHNQENKWRAARYGLDAVIILDADSNERLVTEDLDEVLNRLEPVAKKLNCVDELAAVAEIPRQGASYQRQRRVAEEHDGDLRAVVDALVSELEI, encoded by the coding sequence GTGCCGGCTAAAAGGCGTGACGCGCGCATCGATTTCGCCCGTTCGTCACGGCCGACCATCGGGGTGGAGTGGGAGTTCGCGCTCGTCGACGCGCAGACCCGCGATCTGAGCAACGAAGCCACCGCGGTGATCGCCGAGATCGGCGAAAACCCGCGCGTGCACAAGGAATTGCTGCGCAACACCGTCGAAGTGGTCACCGGCATCTGCCAATCCGCGGGCGAGGCGATGGAGGACCTGCGGCAGACCCTGGGACCCGCGCGCCGCATCGTGCGGGATCGGGGCATGGAGCTCTTCTGCGCGGGCGCACATCCGTTCGCGCAGTGGACCAGCCAGAAGCTCACCTCCGGCGCGCGCTACGCCGAGCTGATCAAGCGCACCCAGTGGTGGGGACGGCAGATGCTGATCTGGGGTGTGCACGTGCACGTCGGGATCTCGTCGCCGAACAAGGTGATGCCGATCATGACGTCGCTGCTGAACTACTACCCGCACCTGTTGGCGCTTTCGGCATCCTCACCGTGGTGGACCGGCGTGGACACCGGGTACGCCAGCAACCGGGCGATGATGTTTCAGCAGCTGCCCACCGCCGGACTGCCGTTCCAGTTCCAGACCTGGTCGGAGTTCGAGGGATTCGTCTACGACCAGAAGAAGACCGGCATCATCGATCACGTCGACGAAGTCCGCTGGGACATCAGGCCTTCCCCGCACCTGGGCACGATCGAGATGCGGATCTGCGACGGCGTGTCCAACCTGCGGGAATTGGGCGCGCTGGTCGCGCTCACCCATTGCCTGGTGGTCGATTTGGACCGCAGGCTGGAAGCTGACGAGTCGTTGCCCAGCATGCCGCCGTGGCACAACCAGGAGAACAAGTGGCGCGCGGCGCGCTACGGCCTGGACGCGGTGATCATCCTGGACGCCGACAGCAACGAGCGTTTGGTCACCGAGGACCTCGATGAGGTGCTCAACCGGCTGGAGCCGGTCGCCAAGAAGTTGAACTGCGTCGACGAGCTGGCCGCGGTGGCCGAGATACCCAGGCAGGGCGCGTCTTACCAGCGCCAGCGCCGAGTGGCCGAGGAACACGACGGCGACCTGCGCGCGGTCGTCGACGCGCTGGTCTCCGAGCTGGAAATCTGA
- the sodC gene encoding superoxide dismutase[Cu-Zn] → MRKLPPSLVLAGCVALLGACSTPQYASSVPGTTPAVWTGSPSPQGAKGAEAGPAEVPTVTTHLKAPDGTQVAVAKFEFNNGYATVTIETTANGVLAPGFHGVHIHKVGKCEPNSVAPNGGAPGDFLSAGGHFQVSGHAGEPASGDLTSLQVRKDGSGTLVTTTDAFAMEDLLTGQKTAIIIHAGADNFANIPAERYNQTNGTPGPDEMTMTTGDAGKRVACGVIGAG, encoded by the coding sequence ATGCGTAAGCTGCCCCCCTCACTGGTTCTGGCCGGTTGCGTCGCGCTGCTGGGCGCCTGCTCGACGCCGCAGTACGCGTCGTCCGTCCCGGGCACCACGCCCGCGGTCTGGACGGGATCGCCGTCGCCGCAGGGCGCCAAAGGCGCGGAGGCCGGGCCAGCGGAAGTGCCGACCGTCACCACGCACCTGAAGGCACCGGACGGCACCCAGGTCGCGGTCGCGAAGTTCGAATTCAACAACGGCTACGCGACGGTCACCATCGAGACGACCGCCAACGGCGTACTCGCGCCCGGTTTTCACGGCGTCCACATCCACAAGGTGGGCAAGTGTGAACCCAACTCGGTCGCCCCGAACGGCGGTGCGCCCGGGGACTTCCTGTCCGCGGGCGGCCACTTCCAGGTGTCCGGCCACGCCGGCGAGCCCGCCAGCGGAGACCTGACCTCCCTGCAGGTGCGCAAGGACGGTTCCGGGACGTTGGTGACCACCACGGACGCCTTCGCCATGGAGGACCTGCTCACCGGGCAGAAGACCGCGATCATCATTCACGCCGGCGCGGACAACTTCGCCAACATCCCCGCCGAGCGCTACAACCAGACCAACGGAACGCCGGGCCCCGACGAGATGACGATGACCACCGGTGACGCCGGCAAGCGGGTGGCGTGCGGTGTCATCGGTGCCGGCTAA
- a CDS encoding LytR C-terminal domain-containing protein: MKERVPDSTGLPLRAMVMVLLFLGVIFLLLGWQALGTSGNSDDDSASPVSSATATASATSTSNKPATTQAEVQVYNISTKEGVAARTGDQLTSAGFKVTKVDNMTVPDVSATTVYYTDADDEHATADAIGKKLGAPVEPRIPALSGEPPGVIVLVAG; this comes from the coding sequence ATGAAAGAACGAGTTCCCGACTCCACTGGGCTGCCCCTGCGGGCCATGGTGATGGTGCTGTTGTTCCTCGGCGTCATTTTCCTGCTGCTCGGTTGGCAGGCGCTCGGCACCTCCGGGAACTCTGACGACGATTCGGCGTCGCCGGTATCCAGCGCGACCGCCACCGCGTCGGCCACGTCGACGAGCAACAAGCCGGCGACCACCCAGGCCGAGGTGCAGGTGTACAACATCTCCACCAAAGAGGGTGTCGCCGCGCGCACCGGAGACCAGCTGACGTCCGCCGGCTTCAAGGTCACCAAGGTCGACAACATGACCGTGCCCGACGTCTCGGCCACCACGGTCTACTACACCGATGCCGACGACGAGCACGCCACCGCCGACGCGATCGGCAAAAAGCTGGGCGCCCCCGTCGAACCGCGCATTCCCGCGCTGAGCGGCGAGCCGCCGGGCGTCATCGTCCTCGTCGCGGGCTAG
- a CDS encoding DUF3263 domain-containing protein, translating to MDSAMARANRSGDDSDVADGLTRREHDILAFERQWWKFAGVKEDAIKELFSMSATRYYQVLNALVDRPEALAADPMLVKRLRRLRASRQKARAARRLGFEVT from the coding sequence ATGGACAGCGCCATGGCGCGGGCAAATCGATCGGGGGACGATTCTGACGTCGCAGATGGACTTACCCGCCGCGAGCACGACATCCTGGCCTTCGAACGCCAGTGGTGGAAGTTCGCCGGTGTGAAGGAAGACGCCATCAAAGAGTTGTTCTCGATGTCGGCGACGCGGTACTACCAGGTGCTCAACGCGCTCGTTGACCGGCCTGAGGCGCTGGCGGCCGACCCGATGCTGGTGAAACGGCTGCGCCGGTTGCGCGCGAGCAGGCAGAAGGCACGTGCGGCGCGGCGTCTCGGCTTCGAGGTGACCTGA
- a CDS encoding peptide deformylase, which yields MAVVPIRIVGDPVLHTPTKPVPVAADGSLPAELPALIADLYDTMDAAHGVGLAANQIGVGLRVFVYDCADERGRTERRRGVVVNPVLETSEIPETMPDPDNDDEGCLSVPGESFPTGRAKWARVTGLDADGNPVTLEGNDLFARMLQHETGHLDGFLYLDRLVGRHARSAKRAVKSNNWGVPGLSWLPGEGPDPFGH from the coding sequence ATGGCAGTCGTTCCGATCCGCATTGTGGGAGATCCCGTCCTGCATACCCCGACGAAACCGGTGCCCGTCGCTGCCGACGGTTCGCTGCCCGCGGAGCTGCCCGCGTTGATCGCCGACCTCTACGACACCATGGACGCCGCGCACGGGGTCGGGCTGGCGGCCAACCAGATCGGGGTCGGCTTGCGGGTCTTCGTCTACGACTGTGCTGACGAACGCGGGCGCACCGAGCGCCGGCGCGGCGTCGTCGTCAATCCGGTCCTGGAAACCTCCGAGATACCCGAGACGATGCCCGATCCCGACAACGACGACGAGGGCTGCCTGTCGGTCCCCGGCGAGTCCTTTCCCACCGGCCGGGCCAAGTGGGCCCGGGTCACCGGGCTCGACGCCGACGGCAACCCGGTCACCCTCGAGGGCAACGACCTGTTCGCCCGGATGCTGCAACACGAGACGGGGCACCTGGACGGCTTCCTGTATCTGGATCGCCTCGTCGGCCGGCACGCCCGCAGCGCGAAACGGGCGGTCAAGTCCAACAACTGGGGCGTTCCCGGCCTCTCGTGGCTGCCCGGCGAGGGACCGGACCCGTTCGGCCACTGA